The following coding sequences are from one Humulus lupulus chromosome X, drHumLupu1.1, whole genome shotgun sequence window:
- the LOC133806702 gene encoding uncharacterized protein LOC133806702, with product MEEEQAVWNELDLSCLPDYDSSSITTPFPATNTLQDFHSSTILSSHFNTINSPTTEDSPSFSHAISLRPPPNKQPLSLNPEPNYLSFPFVETRAQPPLLSNPVQHSGSSTSLTTATTTTVVAKKQRVQKKSVIITPEKRYMQMIRNRGYALRARARKKATNNPFFISPYHYFEVLKALG from the coding sequence aTGGAAGAAGAACAAGCTGTGTGGAACGAGCTCGACCTGTCCTGCCTCCCAGACTATGACTCCTCCTCCATCACCACACCCTTCCCAGCTACTAATACTCTCCAAGATTTCCACTCCAGTACTATTCTTTCTTCCCATTTCAACACTATTAACTCACCAACGACAGAAGATTCACCGTCGTTTAGCCATGCCATTTCTCTTCGTCCTCCTCCTAATAAACAACCCCTCAGCTTGAATCCTGAGCCTAATTATTTAAGCTTCCCTTTCGTCGAAACCCGAGCTCAACCTCCGCTTCTGTCAAACCCAGTCCAGCACAGTGGTTCGAGTACTTCTTtgactactgctactactactactgttgttgcGAAAAAACAAAGGGTCCAGAAAAAAAGTGTGATTATTACCCCTGAAAAACGGTATATGCAGATGATTAGAAATAGAGGCTACGCTCTTCGGGCCAGAGCCAGAAAAAAGGCAACCAATAACCCCTTCTT